The Meles meles chromosome 6, mMelMel3.1 paternal haplotype, whole genome shotgun sequence DNA segment taagtaggaaaagcagcaggtggagggagagggagaagcgggctctctgctgagcagggagcccgacatggggcgcatttcttttcttatacatttttttacCCCTACCCTTGTTCGTATGCATGGCTTTCTGAGTGCCTGTTATTCATTCTTAAACTCTCCAACAGATGTGTAATAGTCCTTGAACGtgattttttctttcccattgaagttgttttctactttttcctccttccctctctcattctgccttcctcttttatttatttcttttttaaagatttcatttatttatttgacagacagagatcacaagtaggcagagaggcaggcggagagagaggaggaagcatgatcatgatccaagggtcctgggattgagccccatgtcaggctccctgctgagcaggaagtctgcttctccctctgtccctgctcccactcttgttctctctctctcaaataaataaaatcttttttaaaattccaactcCTCCCTGGTTTTTTGGTTCGtatttgtcatatatatatatatatatatatatttggtaacAACTTAATTGGGGTAAAATTCACATGTAATTCATTTACTCAAACTGTAAAATACaatagtttttattatattcagagttgtgcaactatAATCACCATCAATTTGCATCATCCCCACCCCAATCATCCACAAACCCTCCCatttccctcccacctcccagccttGGGTAACCACTGATACATGTTCTTTCGTTGTTGACTTGACTATTCTGGACTTTTGATGTATATGGGATCATACAGGGCAGTCTTTTGTGGCTATTTTTACTTAgtatgttttcaagattcatctgaGTTGTAGCATGTATTAgcacttcttttcttcttatggctgaataatattccattgtttgaatatactataatttatCCCTCCAACAATTGATGATTATTTGGATTGttcccaccttttggctattatgaataatgccatTATGAGCACTCATGTACAATTTTTTATATGGACTTATGCTTTCAATTCTCTTCAGCATATACCTAATTTGGAACAACTGGGTCAAATAGCAACTGTTTGAGGAATTGCCAGACTGTAGCTAtgctttttacattctttttttttttaagattttatttatttatttgacagagaaagagatcacaggtaggcagagaggcaggcagagatataggggaaagcaggctccctgctaagcagagagcccgatgtggggctcaatcccaggacgctgagatcatgacctgagctgaaggcagaggcttaacccactgagccacccaggcgccccgctatttTACATTCTTAACAGCAGAGCAGTGTATGAAACTTCCAATTTCCCCATAACgtcaccaagattttttttttattattatagccaTCCCAGTgtgtatgaagtggtatctcatcgtggttttggtttgcattttcctgatgactgaTAACAATGAGcatcttttttctctatcttctttggagaaatgtctattcagatcctgaCCATCTCAAAAATTGCTTTGTCTTATTACTGAgtggtaacattttaaaaaatatgtttttaggggcgcctgggtggctcagtgggttaaagcctctgccttcggcttgggtcatggtctcagggtcctgggatcgagcccctcatggggctctctgctcggcggggagcttgcttctccctctctctctgcctacttgggatctctgtcaaataaataaaatctttttaaaaaaatgttttatgggCCCAGCACACTTCCGCTGCGCCACTctgcttaaaaaaatgttttaaatgcaaGTTCTTATCTGatgtattatttgcaaatattttctcccattctgtgggttggtATACCTTTCCTCATCCTTTAACTTTCTTTGAACTCTATGCCTTTaagtggatttatttatttttaatcttaacaACTTTTGAAATGATTCTTAATATGAGGGTCTCTTTCAATTGGTGAGTTTAAGGCACTTATTTCATTTTCCACATGGTCAGAAGCAGTGACCAATGGTCACATTCCAATGGTCAAACTCACTTCTCTCCCTGGACATCTCCCTCCTGATAGTTCATGTCCTCCTGCTCCAACCTGGACTGAATACTGTGCGCCTGCTGAAAAGCTGTTATCCTGCTACTATGTTGGGTTGGTGCCCTGATTCCCGGTATCTCTTGTCTTCCTTGCTTTACTCCATTGTTCTTTGTGGAATACATCCTCCAGTATCCTTTTTCAAAAGCTAAATAGAAAGTAAAGCTTTAAACCTCACATGTTAGGGCAATTTGATCTATAGAATTATAGGTGGGAAAAGCAATTATCTCCTGAAATCCAAGTTGTTAAATTCCTAGTGGCCAATGAGTATGGTTAGCAGTGGATATTCTGTTAGGGAAATAAATCTCGTTCCTCAGTTTCAGAAGGCAGGTGAAAAATATTCGCTTAGCAAGGGATGTCTCAAAAAAATTTACTGCCATTTGCTTCATGAGTTTGGAGAGCACAAGTTCAGATAGCAGGAAATTGTCCTCAGAAGTTGGAACTTTGATTCACCATCTTGTGTCATCCAGATTTGCTAATGAAGAGTCTAATTCACATGTTTTCCTTGTACCTAAGTGATTGcttccccccccatccccactttctttggaaacttttaaaattttctctttgttcttggaGTTCTGACACTTCACAGTGCTATACCTCAGTGTGGatctttttcattcattataCTTGACACTCTGTTGGGCCTTTCGATCTGAAGACTGAAGTTCTGGGCATAGCGtctaatgttatttcattttaataatcccttcaaccggggcacctgggtggctcagtgggttaagcctctgccttcagctcaggtcatgatctcagggtcctgggatcgagtcccacatcgagctccctgctcagcagggagctttggctcctcctctctctctgcctgcctctctgcctacttctgatctctgtcaaataaattaaaaaaaaaaaaaatcccttcaacctcctttacattttttttcacattgtaaAAACTGATAATCTGATATTAGACCCTTATTTTATCTTCTGTGcctttaatcttttattttctctctctttgaggTCTACTTTCAAAGGTATTTGCTTATGTACATCTTCCAACTctattaattacttttttttggagtggggagagagggagggagagagagagagacagaaggggcagaagaagaaggagagaaggaacgctcagcatggagcctgacacagggcttgatctcacacctctgagatcatggccctaGCCACAATCAAGCTTCTGACATCCAacctacccacccacccaggtgccctctattaattacttttaaagtttaaacatttttgaaagttttactgttttgataactgtttcatttcctgtgttgttttatAAATGCAGTGTCTCCAAGTCTTTTTATACAGCTTTTCTACTTAGTCAGCATTATCTCATAtcctaagaattttaaaaacatggtttttcatttttacatagtGCTCCATCAAAAGATCAAAATGtaccaaagattttaagcagCATGAGGCATTATCAAATCTGTCTTTCCTATGTTCAGCCTAGAAATAGTGGGAAGAATGAATTGGAGCAGATTAGAAAAAGGGTCTGTAATCTAGGAGAAATGAAACTCTTATCTAAGGCAGTAGTGGGGGGGGTTGCAGTAAATGTAAAAGAACAGCAAACGGATTCTGGGAGGTGGAATGGCACAGGTCTTGGTGATTGactaaataagagaaaatttaaaagtccAGAATTAACCTCAGATTTATGATTTGAACAACAGCAAGAATAGgtgaattttttcaaataagaattATGTATTTTGAGGGGCTcttacttgggtggctcagttggttaagtctctaactggattttagctcaggtcatgatctcggggtcatgagatcaagccctgcctcagggtctCCGCTCAGCATTAAGTCTGTAgagattttctccttctccttctactcCTACTGTTCAtgctctcactctaaaataaacaaatctttaaaaaaaaaagaattatttattttgaatatgctTAACAGTGACTTAACTATTGTTCCCTCTTAAGTGAGTGAAACTAGATCAAACCTACATGTACGTTGCACTGTGCTGTACAATATGATTTTGCCCTAGTGCTATGGTCTCAGTGATAAGTCATTAACATTTAAAGAGAAATGTACAAGGTTCTAAAttaatgtttgtatttttcaTGACAATATTTTTAGTTCgaaagataaaaacattttaaaacatctttataaatattcttatctacaaagatatttttatttgtaattaaacaTAAGAAAACATACCAAACCTTTAGAGcgaccaactttttttttttttaaagattttatttttatttatttgacagacagagatcacaagtaggcagagaggcaggcagagagagtggggggaaacaggctccctgctgagcagagagctcgatgaggggctcgatcccaggaccctgagatcatgaccagagccaaaggcagaggctttaacccactgagccacccaggcgccccagcgaccaactttttaaaaaatagtttatttgtttatttgagagagagagagagagggcacacgcTTGAGttagggagaagcaggagagggataagcagactctcctctgagcacagagcattgtggagctcaatctctataccctgagatcatggcacgagacaaaatcgagagtcagatgcttaatcaactgagccaccaggcaccccaagtggccaactttttaattaagattctttggaaaaatatttaacactAAGGATGAAAAAACTGGCAGTAAACAAAAATTCAAGTTCAAAATTATGGCGTCGTCCTTTCCCAGCAGCACCTCCTGCATGGCCTCCACTCCCCACGGGCACTTAAGTTTAAAATTATGGCTGAAACACtatgaaagaaaattttatcaCAAGAtagtagaatatttttaaataaaaagtcattcTGTTAtataaatactttcattttttgtATATTCCCTTTGAGTCTCAGAATGAGTTCTGCAAGATAATTTCCTTTTCATCAGTGAAATACCTGTTTACCATTTaactatttaaatatatagatgcaaataggggtgccagggtggctcagtcagttaagcatctgactcttgatctcagctcagggcacgatctcagggtcgtgagttcaagccgtTACATTGGGCTCCGTACTCAGagtggagcctactaaaaaaaaaaaaaacccaaaacaaaaaactatctaTCCAAATAGAAgcaaatatatactaaatatattttttaaatagatgcaaatcattttatttaaaaaaaaccttagtTCTATTTAGAATCAttacaatatttatatttaaatactcCAACTTAATTTATGAGTATTAAGCAAGTGGGAGCTCCTACAGACAAGTCTGatttagttttataaataatgaagatgatttaaaatgtaaaaaaaaaaaaaaaactaaacttaaaaaaacatatCTTAAACCACCTGATTTTTAAAGTCACACCAGCCATCTACTTCTAAAAAGTCCTTATCAAAGCTATTTCTTTAAACCCAACATTTACTAACTCAACAGATgggttttaaaaatgaggaatgtAATTTTACTTTCAACTCACTGATTATATACTCAACtggcagctttaaaaaaaataattttagaatacaTGAAGACCTGAATTAAaccattttcaacatttctccaggCCTGTTTGCTAACTGGCTTCTTTTTACATATGAGCTTTAAACATAGCTCTCACAGGTAGTACACAAAAATAACTACTTGCAACTATAaaacctctcaaataaatgccCAACATAACATCactgcttcttccttctcttgtaAGAATCATTACTGTGAACTCGTACTCGCTGGGACACAGAGGATGCTATTTTCATGCTGTCTTTCTTTGTAAATGTCTTCTCTATTGGTCCGGGTTTCCAAAGTAACAACTGTGCATCTTCTCCTCCGGTTAGCAAAGAATCATCCTGCATATTCCAAGAGAAAGAACGGACTGTAGCAGCATGCCCTCCGTGAAGGCTGGTCACATGGATCAATCCTGATGTAGTACAGCTCATTAAGTGAATAATTCCTGTGTTTGTTCCTCCAACAACAAacaatttgtccattttttcatgATACTGGCCACCAATTAAATAGTCCAAAATACCTTCTTTCAGATTAACCACTTCTCTGACATCTTGGATGTTCAAACGTGTAATTGGTTCATCAGTATTCAGATGATTAAGATCCCACCAACAAAATCCCTCATCGTGTGTCATGCAGTAAATCTGTTTATAATCCCTTCCAGACCAACCAATACAGCTTACTGAGGAAATGGAGTTACAGGTTGTAATCAGTGCATCTTCTTCATTATCCACACTAATATCGAATACATTTACCAGGCCATCAGTTGAACCTGAGACTAACATGTTGGGATTGTTGGGATGGAAGCACACTTGAGTGACATCATCACTATGAGTCTCTGAATATGCTCCAAGTGGGTCTTTAGTAGTTGACAAATCCTGAGAACTAATTCTTGCGTCCCAAAATACTAACAAGGCATCATCGTCAACTTTTTCTGTACCAGCACAAATGACATGATCATTGCAGTTGAtatcaaaactaataaaaatattggAAGGGTAACCCTTGAACAGCTGGACAGGTTTTTCACTGGCTAATCGAGAATCCCAACACTTTACGGTGCCATCGCTACATGATGAATATACACTGTCACTAGAACTTGCAAATCGGACTCCATTCAGAAGTCCAGGATATCCACTAAATTCTCGTAGTACATATAACCTTTCTTTATCATATATTCTGATTAATCCATTAGAACATAAAACAGCaaccaagttttctttttctgcttgtaCAGTTTTTGATGTGTCTATACCAAGCAAATAAGTAGGCTCTTTAGTTTCTGAGGAACGTTTAACAATGTTCAGATTAGCAAATTGTCCCTCAATCTTCTCCATGTCAGGAGTAGCATCCAAGCGTagtaaaaatctgtaaaaaaaaaaaaaaaaaaaaatacaaaaattaaaattaaacgcAAAGCTTCTCCAAAATTATAATCAAGTCAAGAACACTTTCCTCTGAGGACTGGcacaaaataacagaaataaagtcTATTCTAATATTTTAATCTTTCCCTGCCATGATATAACTAGAACTTGGTTGCTTCCCTCTAATTCAATCACTCTTGAATACTCAATCTACCATATATACCTTATGTCAGTAAGAGAATTTTAAACATGTACATATACTGCTCAGTAGTTCCTTTTAGCTTACACCCAACTTTTGGTCCAACTCATAATTCTCAGCATTAGCCAGAATGCTGGCTtctcctggccccagctgcctgaGGCTACTTTTAGAATTTAAatgtagggggatgggtgagcctggtggtaggtattaatgagggcacatactgcatggggcactgggtgttttatgtaaacaatgaatcttggaacactacatcaaaaactaatgatgtggggcgcctgggtggctcagtgagttaaagtctctgccttctgctcgggtcatggtctcagggtcctgggatggagccccgaatcgggctctctgcttggcagggagcctgcttcctctctctctctctctgcctacttgtgatctctgtctgtcaaataaataaataaaatcttaaaaaaaaaaaacaactaatgatgtattgtatggtgactaacctaacattaaaaaacaaaagaatttaaaCATACATGTGAATGCAGAAAAATGGTCCCCCAAGATATCTATGccttaatccctggaacctgagaATGTTAAGTTACATGGCAAAGAAGAACTGAGGTAGCTTATcatttgatctttaaaaaaattttttattattattgatgtatagcCGACACACAATGTaacattaatttcaagtgtacaacacagtgattccacAAGTCCGTGTTATATTATTCTCAtcgcaagtgtagctaccatctgtcaccatacaatactattagaatatcactgactatattccctatgctgtactttttacctctatcatttattcattccataactggaagcctgtatttcccactcccctccatccattttgcccaccccccacacatccctcccctctggcagccatcagtttgttctgtgtattTAGGTGTCtgtatcagcttttttttttaaagtgccacatataagggaaatcgaatggtatttgtctttcactgtgtgacctatttcacttagcataataccctctaggaccatccatgttgtcatgaatgacaagatctcatttttttgtgtgggtgagtaatattcctgtgtgtgtgtgtgtgtgtatacacgtgacttctttatccatttatttatccatGAACACTTaattgcttctatatcttggctattgtaaataatgccgtaacaaacataggggtgcatgtatctttttgaagtgttttaattttctttgaataaattccCAGTaatagaattactgggtcatattgtatttctttttttttttttttaagaatccttttttttttttaataaagattttatttatttatttgacggagagagagagagagatcacaagtaggcagagaggcaggcagagagaggtgggggtcggggaagcaggctctctgctgagcctgatgtggggcttgatcccaggaccctgagatcatgacctgagccgaagacagaggcttaacccactgagccacccaggtacccatgtatttctatttttaattttttaaggaacttccatactatttcctacagtggctataccaatttacattctcacaagctctgcatgagggttcctttttctccatatcctcatcaacacttgttattccttgtctttttgaCTCTGGCCATTCTGGCAGATTTAAGgtaatagctcattgtggttttgatcatccctgatgatgagtgatactgaaCACCTTTTCCTGTATCtgtttgccatttgtatgtctttgcaAAAATGCCTACTCAGGTCCTCTGCGcatcttaattggattatttgggttttgtgtCGAGTTGTGCTTATCAGTTGATCTTAAAATAGGGATATTATTTGGATTATCTGGCTGGGTCCAGTGTAATCACCATTGTTCTTAAAAGTAGGAGGCAGAACATGATGCGAGGAAGAGAGAGATGTTACTACATCTCAAAATATATTGTTGGTTTGGGGGAAGAAGGTCTTTAAGTGGGTGGCCcttagaaactggaaaaggcaaagaatcgCCCCCATTTAGATTCTCCAGATGGaaatgcagccctgccaacaccttgattttcaCCCAGTGAGACCTATTTTGGACTTTGACCCCTcagaattataataaatttgtattttttcaagccaccaagtttgtagtaatttgttatagcaacaataggaaactaatacgtAGGGGTTTCCAATATGAAATTCTGGAGAAGTGCTTCTCAGGCAGTAGTAACTTATAAATGATGGAGTGGGAATATGACCCTAGGCATTCTGGCTTCAAGGACTGTGCACTTCACCACACCAGATTGcccctcatttcttttctcttaaaatatttcattttgggggctcctgggtggctcagtgggttcagcatctgccttcaactcaggtcatgatcccagggtcctgggatcaagtcccacactgggctctcagctcagcggcagcctgcttctccctctccctctgcctgccacttcccctgcttgggctttctctctctctgtcaaataaataaaatctttaaaaaaaattttttttttaaatttttaaggaatctctacaccctatgtggggcttgaacttagaaGTTCCTTAATGGTAGAACAAGTTCAAAGTCAGAAAAACTTGCATGCCTAGTGACTTTATCACAAATTTCTTATCTCACTTTTACCAAATAAATAGTCTACCTTACAAATTCACTTTTTCATTCTTATGATGaaatggtttttttgttgttgctttaatGATATCTTTTTAACCGtcttttcatctttaaaagaagaaatgagtaCCAACTCAAGAGCTGTTAGAAGAATCCACTAAAATAATGTATTCAGCACAATGCCtagcaaa contains these protein-coding regions:
- the WDR89 gene encoding WD repeat-containing protein 89 isoform X1 — its product is MASKVGSEGGDHQGIPTSRNKFLLRLDATPDMEKIEGQFANLNIVKRSSETKEPTYLLGIDTSKTVQAEKENLVAVLCSNGLIRIYDKERLYVLREFSGYPGLLNGVRFASSSDSVYSSCSDGTVKCWDSRLASEKPVQLFKGYPSNIFISFDINCNDHVICAGTEKVDDDALLVFWDARISSQDLSTTKDPLGAYSETHSDDVTQVCFHPNNPNMLVSGSTDGLVNVFDISVDNEEDALITTCNSISSVSCIGWSGRDYKQIYCMTHDEGFCWWDLNHLNTDEPITRLNIQDVREVVNLKEGILDYLIGGQYHEKMDKLFVVGGTNTGIIHLMSCTTSGLIHVTSLHGGHAATVRSFSWNMQDDSLLTGGEDAQLLLWKPGPIEKTFTKKDSMKIASSVSQRVRVHSNDSYKRRKKQ
- the WDR89 gene encoding WD repeat-containing protein 89 isoform X2, which translates into the protein MEKIEGQFANLNIVKRSSETKEPTYLLGIDTSKTVQAEKENLVAVLCSNGLIRIYDKERLYVLREFSGYPGLLNGVRFASSSDSVYSSCSDGTVKCWDSRLASEKPVQLFKGYPSNIFISFDINCNDHVICAGTEKVDDDALLVFWDARISSQDLSTTKDPLGAYSETHSDDVTQVCFHPNNPNMLVSGSTDGLVNVFDISVDNEEDALITTCNSISSVSCIGWSGRDYKQIYCMTHDEGFCWWDLNHLNTDEPITRLNIQDVREVVNLKEGILDYLIGGQYHEKMDKLFVVGGTNTGIIHLMSCTTSGLIHVTSLHGGHAATVRSFSWNMQDDSLLTGGEDAQLLLWKPGPIEKTFTKKDSMKIASSVSQRVRVHSNDSYKRRKKQ